From the genome of Azospira restricta, one region includes:
- a CDS encoding endonuclease/exonuclease/phosphatase family protein yields the protein MPAALRITTYNIHKGFSQFNRRMMVHELRDRLRHLDSDIVFLQEVQGLHLGHAGRHEDWPEEPQHEFLAEDVWAATAYGKNVIYDHGHHGNAILSRFPILDIHNQDVTHLQFERRGLLHCQISLPDGAAVHCVCVHLSLFGRSRIRQMAALADYLERIAPHDTPLIIAGDFNDWRNRADNLLSDRLALTEVFCGASGRPARSFPAGLPLFRLDRIYVRGFSVERAEVHFGAPWSKISDHAALSAQLLRDGA from the coding sequence ATGCCCGCTGCCTTGCGCATCACCACCTACAACATCCACAAGGGGTTCTCGCAGTTCAACCGCCGCATGATGGTGCACGAACTGCGGGACCGGCTGCGCCACCTCGATTCGGACATCGTCTTCCTGCAGGAGGTGCAGGGCCTGCACCTCGGCCACGCCGGCCGGCACGAGGACTGGCCGGAAGAGCCGCAGCACGAGTTCCTCGCCGAGGACGTCTGGGCGGCCACCGCCTACGGCAAGAACGTGATCTACGACCACGGCCACCATGGCAACGCGATCCTCTCCCGCTTCCCGATCCTCGACATCCACAACCAGGACGTGACGCACCTGCAGTTCGAGCGGCGCGGCCTGCTGCACTGCCAGATTTCGCTGCCCGACGGCGCCGCCGTCCACTGCGTCTGCGTGCACCTGTCGCTGTTCGGCCGCTCGCGCATCCGCCAGATGGCGGCACTCGCCGACTACCTCGAACGCATTGCGCCGCACGACACGCCGCTGATCATCGCCGGCGACTTCAACGACTGGCGCAACCGCGCCGACAACCTGCTCAGCGATCGCCTGGCGCTGACCGAGGTGTTCTGCGGCGCCTCCGGACGGCCGGCGCGGAGCTTCCCGGCCGGGCTGCCGCTCTTTCGCCTCGACCGCATCTACGTGCGCGGCTTCTCGGTCGAGCGCGCCGAGGTGCATTTCGGCGCCCCGTGGTCGAAGATCTCGGATCACGCCGCGCTGTCGGCGCAGCTGCTGCGCGATGGCGCTTGA
- the clsB gene encoding cardiolipin synthase ClsB, giving the protein MALEFLPGNRLTLLNSGREFFPALIAAIDGARHEIHLETYIFEDDASGRPVIDALKRAAVRGVQVRVLVDGFGAAGFIDHGLAELTAAGIHALVYRREIARFRLRRHRLRRLHRKLALVDARIAFVGGINIIDDLNQPGATAPRYDYAVRVEGPLVAPIRRVMLRLWDIVAWASFRRRLAPHRRLPAIADACGTEAAALVIRDNIRHRRAIEDAYIDAIEAAQDEILIANAYFLPGFRFRRALLDAVRRGVRVSVLLQGRVEYRLQHYATQALYGHLLSAGVRVFEYRPSFLHAKVAVIDGEWSTVGSSNIDPFSLLLAKEANVVVRDAGFARTLTRSLQEAISGGAVELHPREWQRLSWPSRLLRWTCYQLVRLAIGVAGYGGKH; this is encoded by the coding sequence ATGGCGCTTGAGTTCCTGCCCGGCAACCGGCTGACGCTGCTCAACAGCGGCCGCGAGTTCTTCCCGGCGCTGATCGCCGCGATCGACGGTGCGCGCCACGAAATCCATCTGGAAACCTACATCTTCGAGGACGATGCCAGCGGCCGCCCGGTGATCGACGCGCTGAAGCGCGCCGCCGTTCGCGGCGTCCAGGTCCGTGTGCTGGTCGACGGCTTCGGCGCCGCCGGCTTCATCGACCACGGACTCGCCGAGCTCACCGCGGCGGGCATCCACGCGCTGGTCTACCGGCGCGAGATCGCACGCTTCCGGCTGCGCCGGCACCGCCTGCGGCGCCTGCACCGCAAGCTGGCGCTGGTCGATGCGCGCATCGCCTTCGTCGGCGGCATCAACATCATCGACGACCTCAACCAGCCCGGCGCGACGGCGCCACGCTACGACTACGCGGTGCGCGTCGAGGGGCCGCTGGTGGCGCCGATCCGGCGCGTCATGCTGCGCCTGTGGGACATCGTCGCCTGGGCCAGTTTCCGCCGCCGCCTCGCCCCGCACCGCCGGCTGCCGGCGATCGCCGACGCCTGCGGCACGGAGGCCGCGGCGCTGGTGATCCGCGACAACATCCGCCACCGGCGCGCGATCGAGGACGCCTACATCGACGCGATCGAGGCCGCGCAGGACGAGATCCTGATCGCCAACGCCTACTTCCTGCCCGGCTTCCGCTTCCGCCGCGCGCTGCTCGACGCGGTCCGCCGCGGCGTGCGCGTCAGCGTGCTGCTGCAGGGGCGCGTCGAATACCGCCTGCAGCACTATGCGACGCAGGCGCTCTACGGCCACCTGCTCAGCGCCGGCGTGCGCGTCTTCGAATATCGGCCGAGCTTCCTGCACGCCAAGGTGGCGGTGATCGACGGCGAATGGTCGACCGTCGGCTCGTCGAACATCGACCCGTTCAGCCTGCTGCTGGCGAAGGAAGCGAACGTCGTCGTCCGCGACGCCGGCTTCGCGCGCACGCTGACGCGCAGCCTGCAGGAGGCGATCAGCGGCGGCGCCGTCGAACTCCACCCGCGCGAGTGGCAGCGCCTGTCCTGGCCGTCGCGGCTGCTGCGCTGGACCTGCTACCAGCTGGTTCGCCTCGCCATCGGCGTCGCCGGCTACGGCGGCAAGCACTGA
- the gluQRS gene encoding tRNA glutamyl-Q(34) synthetase GluQRS, protein MSGRYRGRFAPSPSGPLHFGSLVAAVGSYLDARAAGGEWLLRIEDVDTPRNVAGAADDILRVLAALGFEWDGVPVFQSQRHARYREALDQLRRQGDLYPCACSRREIADSRLGPSVDGGHVYPGTCRGGLAPGRAARAWRLRVPDAVVGCVDRVQGEIAHNLAREVGDFVLLRADGQFAYQLAVVVDDADAGITDVVRGADLLDSTPRQLWLQQRLGVAAPRYAHLPVATNAAGEKLSKQTLAPALPASAGVPALAAALRFLGQPLPAGGERWPLAEFWAWAVAHWEIAAVPRRRGIRGPGQCLPP, encoded by the coding sequence GTGAGCGGTCGTTACCGCGGCCGTTTCGCACCCTCGCCGAGCGGTCCGCTGCACTTCGGCTCGCTGGTTGCCGCCGTCGGCAGCTACCTCGATGCGCGCGCGGCGGGCGGCGAATGGCTGCTGCGCATCGAGGACGTCGACACGCCGCGCAACGTCGCCGGCGCCGCCGACGACATCCTGCGCGTGCTGGCGGCGCTCGGCTTCGAATGGGACGGGGTGCCGGTCTTCCAGTCGCAGCGGCATGCCCGCTATCGCGAAGCGCTCGACCAGCTGCGCCGCCAGGGCGACCTCTACCCGTGTGCCTGCTCGCGCCGCGAGATCGCCGATTCGCGGCTGGGGCCGTCGGTCGATGGCGGCCACGTCTATCCCGGCACCTGCCGCGGCGGCCTGGCGCCGGGCCGCGCGGCGCGCGCGTGGCGGCTGCGCGTCCCGGACGCGGTGGTCGGTTGCGTGGATCGCGTGCAGGGCGAGATCGCGCACAACCTTGCGCGCGAGGTCGGCGACTTCGTGCTGCTGCGCGCCGACGGCCAGTTCGCCTACCAGTTGGCGGTGGTCGTCGACGACGCCGACGCCGGCATCACCGACGTCGTCCGCGGCGCCGACCTGCTCGACTCGACGCCCCGCCAGCTGTGGCTGCAGCAGCGGCTCGGCGTCGCCGCGCCGCGTTACGCGCACCTGCCGGTGGCGACCAATGCCGCCGGCGAGAAGCTCTCCAAGCAGACGCTGGCGCCGGCGCTGCCGGCGAGCGCCGGCGTGCCGGCACTCGCCGCCGCGCTGCGCTTCCTCGGCCAGCCGCTGCCGGCCGGCGGCGAGCGCTGGCCGCTCGCCGAATTCTGGGCGTGGGCGGTCGCCCACTGGGAGATCGCCGCGGTGCCGCGCCGGCGCGGCATCCGCGGCCCGGGTCAGTGCTTGCCGCCGTAG
- a CDS encoding sensor domain-containing diguanylate cyclase, translated as MRQHAHRDKALASAVARTREDCLRQLADLAPSAGLSTIGAALLVALWLLGRTPHALLAAWLGTLLALGGGRFLFALAFRHRFRSAQARCWELGYALLAGLTGLCWGLLAWLPQPGADPGAAFVVVLVLCSVLLVGSTTLVASTPALAGFSAALGLPFLARALTMETQLALFFGVGLLIAAGVLASAVRSHRRTLLAAILGRNEIDALLQQQKVIFESAGEGIVFLKPAPDYVVSCNRRFAELFGYPHAAMIGMEPWRWHPNREQWKALVKASAPTITAGRPYHQVLRLQRADGTQFWSEVTGMAVTIGELRNGTVWIVSDITEQRAAEAALRVSEARFRDLVKLSSDLYWEQDAQFRFTHFDGPPELLARLPRTSILGRTRWEVDDISEVRGEAWQAHIATLQRHEPFRDFCYRIQGGDGAQAWLSVSGNPRFDETGNFIGYHGVTSDITLRVEAEERYRHLAYHDTLTRLPNRRLLTDRLDQAIRVASRRGSRLALLLLDLDGFKQINDRHGHAAGDRVLETVAMRLRETVRDADTVARMGGDEFVVLLHEIGDIDDAARVAEKILARVCEPIGDGEVAHTVGSSIGISVFPEHGDTPDALLHSADHAMYHGKSRGGRTARVFAGNAGG; from the coding sequence ATGAGACAGCACGCCCACCGAGACAAGGCGCTGGCGAGCGCCGTCGCGCGCACGCGCGAAGACTGCCTGCGGCAGCTCGCCGACCTTGCGCCGAGCGCCGGCCTGTCGACGATCGGCGCGGCGCTGCTGGTCGCGCTGTGGTTGCTCGGACGGACGCCGCACGCGCTGCTCGCGGCATGGCTGGGTACGCTGCTCGCGCTCGGCGGCGGCCGCTTCCTGTTCGCCCTCGCCTTCCGCCATCGCTTCCGCAGCGCCCAGGCGCGCTGCTGGGAGCTCGGCTATGCGCTGCTCGCCGGCCTCACCGGCCTCTGCTGGGGCCTGCTCGCGTGGCTGCCGCAGCCCGGCGCCGACCCCGGCGCAGCATTCGTCGTCGTCCTCGTCCTGTGCAGCGTCCTGCTGGTCGGCAGCACGACGCTGGTGGCAAGCACGCCGGCGCTGGCCGGCTTCTCGGCGGCCCTCGGCCTGCCGTTCCTCGCCCGCGCGCTGACGATGGAAACCCAGCTCGCGCTGTTCTTCGGCGTCGGCCTGCTGATCGCCGCCGGCGTCCTCGCCAGCGCGGTCCGCTCGCACCGGCGGACGCTGCTCGCCGCGATCCTCGGCCGCAACGAGATCGACGCGCTGCTGCAGCAGCAGAAGGTGATCTTCGAATCCGCCGGCGAAGGCATCGTCTTCCTGAAGCCGGCGCCGGACTACGTGGTCAGCTGCAACCGGCGCTTCGCCGAGCTGTTCGGCTATCCGCACGCGGCGATGATCGGCATGGAGCCGTGGCGCTGGCACCCCAACCGCGAACAGTGGAAGGCGCTGGTCAAGGCCTCGGCACCGACGATCACCGCCGGCCGCCCCTACCATCAGGTGCTGCGCCTGCAGCGCGCCGACGGCACGCAGTTCTGGAGCGAGGTCACCGGCATGGCGGTGACCATCGGCGAGCTGCGCAACGGCACCGTCTGGATCGTCTCGGACATCACCGAGCAGCGCGCCGCCGAGGCCGCGCTGCGCGTCAGCGAGGCGCGCTTCCGCGACCTGGTGAAGCTCTCCTCCGACCTCTACTGGGAACAGGATGCGCAGTTCCGCTTCACGCACTTCGACGGCCCGCCGGAACTGCTCGCCCGGCTGCCCCGCACCAGCATCCTCGGCCGCACGCGCTGGGAAGTCGACGACATCAGCGAGGTGCGCGGCGAGGCGTGGCAGGCGCATATCGCGACGCTGCAACGGCACGAGCCGTTCCGCGACTTCTGCTACCGCATCCAGGGCGGCGACGGCGCCCAGGCCTGGCTCAGCGTCAGCGGCAACCCGCGCTTCGACGAGACCGGCAACTTCATCGGCTACCACGGCGTCACCAGCGACATCACGCTACGCGTCGAAGCCGAGGAGCGCTACCGCCACCTCGCCTACCACGACACGCTGACGCGGCTGCCGAACCGGCGATTGCTGACCGACCGCCTCGACCAGGCAATCCGCGTCGCCTCGCGCCGCGGCAGCCGGCTGGCGCTGCTGCTGCTCGACCTCGACGGCTTCAAGCAGATCAACGACCGCCACGGCCATGCCGCCGGCGACCGCGTACTCGAGACGGTGGCGATGCGCCTGCGGGAAACGGTGCGCGACGCCGACACCGTCGCGCGCATGGGCGGCGACGAGTTCGTCGTGCTGCTGCACGAGATCGGCGACATCGACGACGCGGCACGGGTCGCCGAGAAGATCCTCGCCCGCGTCTGCGAGCCGATCGGCGACGGCGAAGTCGCGCACACCGTCGGCAGCAGCATCGGCATCAGCGTCTTCCCGGAGCACGGCGACACGCCCGATGCGCTGCTGCACAGCGCCGACCACGCGATGTACCACGGCAAGAGCCGCGGCGGCCGGACGGCGCGGGTGTTCGCGGGGAACGCGGGGGGATAA
- a CDS encoding alpha/beta fold hydrolase, translating into MEQCIRFCTTEDGVRIAYATSGAGLPIVRPGHWLTHLEYDLKSPVWNHLLAGLSERHLLVRYDPRGTGLSDRDVSDISPEGWLRDLEAVVRDLALPRFALLGISQGAATAIRYCARHPERVSHLVLYGAYARGRLHRDDPQFGPDMLDAMCTLIEKGWGSEDASYRELFSSRYVASGSREAIAWMNDLEAVSASPRMAARYFRAIADIDVRPLLPKLHVPTLVLHCRDDRAVPYRFGVELAAAIAGARFVPMEGASHLFLEHEPACRTFFDEVPRFLGDRPQRFSRRALARRGRSWRELVSRVHHAVEPYYVIAAVGSALAGAASYLLSRLG; encoded by the coding sequence ATGGAGCAGTGCATCCGGTTCTGTACCACGGAAGATGGCGTGCGCATCGCCTATGCCACGTCCGGCGCGGGCTTGCCGATCGTCCGTCCCGGCCACTGGCTGACGCACCTCGAATACGACCTCAAGAGCCCGGTCTGGAATCACCTGCTGGCGGGGCTCTCGGAGCGGCACCTGCTGGTCCGCTACGATCCGCGCGGTACTGGACTGTCCGACCGCGATGTCTCGGACATCTCGCCGGAAGGCTGGCTGCGCGACCTGGAAGCGGTCGTCCGCGACCTGGCGCTGCCGCGCTTCGCCCTGCTCGGAATCTCGCAAGGCGCTGCGACGGCAATCCGCTACTGCGCCAGGCATCCCGAACGCGTTTCGCATCTGGTGCTCTATGGCGCCTATGCCCGCGGGCGCCTGCATCGCGACGATCCGCAATTCGGTCCGGACATGCTCGACGCGATGTGCACGCTGATCGAGAAGGGCTGGGGCAGCGAGGATGCCTCGTACCGGGAGCTGTTCTCGTCGCGTTACGTGGCCAGCGGCAGCCGCGAGGCGATCGCCTGGATGAACGACCTGGAGGCGGTGAGCGCGTCGCCGCGGATGGCGGCGCGCTATTTCCGGGCGATCGCCGATATCGACGTCAGGCCGCTGCTGCCCAAGCTTCACGTGCCGACGCTGGTCCTCCATTGCCGAGACGATCGGGCCGTGCCCTATCGCTTCGGCGTCGAGCTGGCGGCGGCGATCGCCGGCGCGAGGTTCGTGCCGATGGAGGGGGCGAGCCATCTCTTCCTCGAGCATGAGCCCGCATGCCGCACCTTCTTCGACGAGGTGCCGCGCTTCCTCGGCGACCGGCCGCAGCGCTTCAGCCGCCGTGCGCTGGCCCGCCGCGGACGCAGCTGGCGCGAACTGGTCTCGCGCGTGCATCACGCGGTCGAACCGTACTACGTGATCGCTGCGGTCGGCAGTGCGCTCGCCGGCGCCGCCAGCTACCTGCTGTCGCGCCTGGGCTAG
- the ychF gene encoding redox-regulated ATPase YchF — protein sequence MSMKCGIVGLPNVGKSTLFNALTKAGVAAENYPFCTIDPSVGVVEVPDKRLAKLAEIVKPQRVVPAVTEFVDIAGLVAGASKGEGLGNQFLANIRETDAIVHVVRCFANDNVIHVSGNVDPIRDIEVIDTELALADLATVEKALNRYRKPANAGDKEAKLLVAVLEKCYAQLDQGKPVRALDLSKEEWANLKTFCLITAKPVLYAANVAENGFENNPHLDAVRARAKAEKAEVVAVCAAIEAEIADLDDEEKQIFLADLGLEEPGLDRLIHAGYHLLGLQTYFTAGVKEVRAWTIHQGDTAPQAAGVIHTDFERGFIRAQTISFDDFVKYGGEQGAKEAGKMRAEGKDYVVQDGDILNFLFNV from the coding sequence ATGAGCATGAAATGCGGCATCGTCGGCCTGCCCAACGTCGGCAAGTCCACCCTCTTCAACGCGCTGACCAAGGCCGGCGTCGCCGCCGAGAACTATCCGTTCTGCACCATCGACCCCAGCGTCGGCGTCGTCGAGGTGCCGGACAAGCGGCTCGCCAAGCTCGCCGAGATCGTCAAGCCGCAGCGCGTCGTGCCGGCGGTGACCGAGTTCGTCGACATCGCCGGCCTGGTCGCCGGCGCGTCGAAGGGCGAAGGCCTCGGCAACCAGTTCCTGGCCAACATCCGCGAGACCGACGCGATCGTGCACGTCGTCCGCTGCTTCGCCAACGACAACGTGATCCACGTCTCCGGCAACGTCGATCCGATCCGCGACATCGAGGTCATCGACACCGAACTCGCGCTCGCCGACCTTGCCACCGTGGAAAAGGCGCTGAACCGCTACCGCAAGCCGGCCAACGCCGGCGACAAGGAAGCGAAGCTGCTCGTCGCCGTGCTCGAGAAGTGCTACGCGCAGCTCGACCAGGGCAAGCCGGTGCGCGCGCTCGACCTCTCCAAGGAGGAGTGGGCCAACCTCAAGACCTTCTGCCTGATCACCGCGAAGCCGGTGCTCTACGCGGCCAACGTCGCCGAGAACGGCTTCGAGAACAATCCGCATCTGGATGCCGTGCGCGCCCGCGCCAAGGCCGAGAAGGCCGAGGTGGTCGCCGTCTGCGCGGCGATCGAGGCCGAGATCGCCGACCTCGATGACGAAGAGAAGCAGATCTTCCTCGCCGACCTCGGGCTCGAGGAGCCGGGGCTGGATCGCCTGATCCACGCCGGCTACCACCTGCTCGGCCTGCAGACCTACTTCACCGCCGGCGTCAAGGAAGTGCGCGCGTGGACCATCCACCAGGGCGACACCGCGCCGCAGGCCGCCGGCGTCATCCATACCGACTTCGAGCGCGGCTTCATCCGTGCGCAGACGATTTCCTTCGACGACTTTGTCAAGTACGGCGGCGAGCAGGGCGCCAAGGAAGCTGGCAAGATGCGCGCCGAAGGCAAGGACTACGTCGTCCAGGACGGCGACATCCTGAACTTCCTGTTCAACGTCTAG
- the pth gene encoding aminoacyl-tRNA hydrolase has translation MSTAPRLIVGLGNPGADYEDTRHNAGAWFVERLARELKVSLAPQAKFFGLAGRAGDVWLLLPTTYMNRSGQSVAALARFYKITPAEVLVVHDELDLPPGGIRVKQGGGAGGHNGIKDIQAQLATPDFWRLRLGVGHPRNLNLAQDVADFVLHRPRADEREAIDRAIDRCLLAWPQLAAGDYTAAQQRLHGKSV, from the coding sequence ATGAGTACCGCTCCCCGCCTGATCGTCGGCCTCGGCAACCCGGGCGCCGACTACGAGGATACCCGGCACAACGCCGGCGCCTGGTTCGTCGAGCGCCTGGCGCGCGAGCTGAAGGTTTCGCTCGCGCCGCAGGCCAAGTTCTTCGGCCTCGCCGGCCGCGCCGGCGACGTCTGGCTGCTGTTGCCGACGACCTACATGAACCGCTCCGGCCAGTCGGTGGCGGCGCTTGCGCGCTTCTACAAGATCACCCCGGCCGAGGTGCTGGTCGTCCATGACGAGCTCGACCTGCCGCCCGGCGGCATCCGCGTCAAGCAGGGCGGCGGTGCCGGCGGCCACAACGGCATCAAGGACATCCAGGCGCAGCTGGCGACGCCCGACTTCTGGCGCCTGCGCCTCGGCGTCGGCCACCCGCGCAACCTGAACCTGGCGCAGGACGTCGCCGACTTCGTGCTGCACCGGCCGCGCGCCGACGAGCGCGAGGCCATCGACCGAGCCATCGACCGCTGCCTGCTCGCCTGGCCACAACTGGCCGCGGGCGACTACACCGCCGCGCAGCAACGGCTGCACGGCAAATCGGTATAA
- a CDS encoding 50S ribosomal protein L25/general stress protein Ctc has translation MQFELTAKKRTDQGSGASRRLRRAGRVPAVVYGGNEAAQAIELDHNTILLNLRKEAFHASVLTLDIEGKKEPVLLRDNQMHPYKAIVLHVDFQRVDPNQKLHQKVPLHFVNADVAPGVKLSGGLVSHTINELDVTCLPANLPEFIEVDLKDLKVGQSIHVKDLTLPKGVSVVTHGQDTNPVVVSIVAKKGGSDEAAEAPAA, from the coding sequence ATGCAATTCGAACTGACTGCAAAAAAGCGCACTGACCAGGGTTCCGGAGCGAGCCGCCGCCTGCGTCGCGCTGGCCGCGTTCCGGCCGTCGTCTACGGTGGCAACGAAGCCGCCCAGGCGATCGAGCTCGACCACAACACCATCCTGCTGAACCTGCGCAAGGAAGCCTTCCACGCCTCCGTCCTGACGCTGGACATCGAAGGCAAGAAGGAGCCGGTCCTGCTGCGCGACAACCAGATGCACCCGTACAAGGCGATCGTGCTGCACGTCGACTTCCAGCGCGTCGACCCGAACCAGAAGCTGCACCAGAAGGTGCCGCTGCACTTCGTCAACGCCGACGTCGCCCCGGGCGTCAAGCTCTCCGGCGGCCTCGTCTCGCACACCATCAACGAACTCGACGTCACCTGCCTGCCGGCCAACCTGCCGGAGTTCATCGAAGTCGACCTGAAGGACCTGAAGGTCGGCCAGTCGATCCACGTCAAGGACCTGACGCTGCCGAAGGGCGTGTCCGTCGTCACCCACGGCCAGGACACCAACCCGGTCGTCGTTTCGATCGTTGCCAAGAAGGGCGGCAGCGACGAAGCGGCGGAAGCGCCGGCCGCCTGA
- a CDS encoding ribose-phosphate diphosphokinase yields MAYDSLMIFTGNANPKLAAEVAKRLHISLGRANVGRFSDGEVSVEIDEHVRGKDIFVLQPTCAPSNDNLMELLVMVDALKRASGGRITAAIPYFGYARQDRRSRSSRVPIAAKLVANMLMASGVDRVLTMDLHAEQIQGFFDIPVDNIYALPILLEDIQKQNYENLMVVSPDHGGVVRARSLAKRLECDLAIIDKRRPKANVSEVMNIIGEVDGRTCVIMDDIVDTAGTLCKAAAALKENGAGKVLAYCTHPVLSGAAIERLNDSALDELVVTDTIPLSDEAMNCKRIRQLTVADLLAETIRRISNEESVSSLFIE; encoded by the coding sequence ATGGCCTACGACAGCTTGATGATTTTCACCGGCAACGCCAACCCGAAACTGGCGGCCGAGGTCGCTAAACGCTTGCACATCTCGCTCGGCCGTGCCAACGTCGGCCGCTTCTCGGACGGCGAGGTCAGCGTCGAGATCGACGAGCACGTCCGCGGCAAGGACATCTTCGTGCTGCAGCCGACCTGTGCGCCATCGAACGACAACCTGATGGAGCTGCTGGTGATGGTCGACGCGCTGAAGCGCGCCTCCGGCGGCCGCATCACCGCCGCCATCCCGTACTTCGGCTACGCCCGCCAGGACCGCCGCTCGCGCTCGTCGCGCGTGCCGATCGCCGCCAAGCTGGTCGCCAACATGCTGATGGCCTCGGGCGTCGACCGCGTGCTGACGATGGACCTGCACGCCGAACAGATCCAGGGCTTCTTCGACATCCCGGTCGACAACATCTACGCGCTGCCGATCCTGCTCGAGGACATCCAGAAGCAGAACTACGAGAACCTGATGGTCGTCTCGCCGGACCACGGCGGCGTCGTCCGCGCCCGCTCGCTGGCGAAGCGCCTCGAATGCGACCTGGCGATCATCGACAAGCGCCGGCCGAAGGCCAACGTCTCGGAAGTGATGAACATCATCGGCGAGGTCGACGGCCGCACCTGCGTGATCATGGACGACATCGTCGACACCGCTGGCACGCTGTGCAAGGCCGCCGCCGCGCTGAAGGAAAACGGCGCCGGCAAGGTGCTCGCCTACTGCACGCACCCGGTGCTGTCCGGCGCCGCGATCGAGCGCCTGAACGATTCGGCGCTCGACGAGCTGGTCGTCACCGACACCATCCCGCTGTCCGACGAGGCGATGAACTGCAAGCGCATCCGCCAGCTGACGGTCGCCGACCTGCTGGCCGAGACGATCCGCCGCATCAGCAACGAGGAGTCGGTGTCCTCGCTGTTCATCGAATGA
- the ispE gene encoding 4-(cytidine 5'-diphospho)-2-C-methyl-D-erythritol kinase, with protein MSDWNWHSAWPAPAKLNLFLHVVGRRADGYHLLQTVFRFVDHGDLLRFAPRADGEVVLATPLPGVPPESDLTVRAARLLQAATGCRDGVEIALEKRLPMGGGLGGGSSDAATVLLALNRLWGLGLPRARLQEVGLALGADVPIFVYGRNAFAEGVGEAFTPVALSSVWYVVLEPPVQVPTADIFRSPALRRDTPAIAATDWRPGVGGNDLQPIAVELYPAIAEYLGWLSAFAEARMTGSGACVFAEFATPAAAAAVLAALPAGWRGWVARGLPEHPLAGLGAP; from the coding sequence ATGAGCGACTGGAACTGGCACAGCGCATGGCCGGCGCCGGCCAAGCTCAACCTCTTCCTGCACGTCGTCGGCCGCCGCGCCGACGGCTATCACCTGCTGCAGACCGTCTTCCGCTTCGTCGACCACGGCGACCTGCTGCGCTTTGCGCCGCGTGCCGACGGCGAGGTGGTGCTGGCGACGCCGTTGCCGGGCGTGCCGCCGGAGTCCGACCTGACGGTGCGCGCCGCGCGCCTGCTGCAGGCCGCGACCGGCTGCCGCGACGGCGTCGAGATTGCGCTGGAAAAGCGCCTGCCGATGGGCGGCGGCCTCGGCGGCGGCAGTTCGGACGCGGCGACGGTCCTGCTCGCGCTCAACCGGCTGTGGGGGCTCGGCCTGCCGCGCGCGCGGCTGCAGGAGGTCGGGTTGGCACTCGGCGCCGACGTGCCGATCTTCGTCTATGGTCGCAACGCCTTCGCCGAGGGCGTCGGCGAAGCGTTCACGCCGGTCGCGCTGTCGTCGGTGTGGTACGTCGTGCTGGAGCCGCCGGTGCAGGTGCCGACCGCCGACATCTTCCGCTCGCCCGCCTTGCGCCGCGACACGCCGGCGATCGCCGCCACCGACTGGCGGCCGGGCGTCGGCGGCAACGACCTGCAGCCGATCGCCGTCGAACTGTATCCGGCGATCGCCGAGTACCTCGGCTGGCTGTCGGCGTTTGCCGAAGCGCGGATGACCGGTTCCGGCGCCTGCGTCTTCGCCGAGTTCGCGACGCCGGCGGCGGCGGCGGCCGTGCTCGCGGCGTTGCCGGCGGGCTGGCGCGGCTGGGTCGCGCGCGGCCTGCCGGAACATCCGCTCGCCGGGCTTGGCGCTCCCTGA
- the lolB gene encoding lipoprotein insertase outer membrane protein LolB — protein MPRFLSLLLALAVAACATVPPPAGGLPARDAVGDFGLDARFSLTYAMERHAGRLAWVHRGAGDELRISSPFGQTVAEISVDPQQARLVAADGQVREAAGAEQLLHDVLGYPLPIGSLAAWVLARPRPGAQLEADAQGRPRRIVDDGWQIDYDYDDAAADALPSRLVVTRDGGPELRLRIEEWRAP, from the coding sequence GTGCCGCGTTTCCTGTCGTTGCTGCTGGCGCTCGCCGTCGCCGCCTGCGCCACCGTGCCGCCGCCCGCCGGCGGCCTGCCGGCGCGCGATGCGGTCGGCGACTTCGGCCTCGACGCGCGCTTCTCGCTGACCTACGCCATGGAGCGCCATGCCGGCCGCCTCGCCTGGGTGCATCGCGGCGCCGGCGACGAGCTGCGCATCTCCTCCCCGTTCGGCCAGACCGTCGCCGAAATCTCCGTCGATCCGCAACAGGCGCGCCTGGTCGCCGCCGACGGCCAGGTCCGCGAGGCGGCCGGGGCCGAGCAGCTGCTGCACGACGTGCTCGGCTACCCGCTGCCGATCGGCAGCCTCGCCGCCTGGGTGCTCGCCCGGCCGCGCCCCGGCGCGCAGCTGGAGGCCGACGCGCAGGGGCGGCCGCGGCGGATCGTCGACGACGGCTGGCAGATCGATTACGACTACGACGACGCGGCGGCGGATGCGCTGCCGTCCCGCCTTGTCGTGACGCGCGACGGCGGCCCCGAGCTGCGCCTGCGCATCGAGGAGTGGCGGGCGCCATGA